In Panthera leo isolate Ple1 chromosome E3, P.leo_Ple1_pat1.1, whole genome shotgun sequence, a genomic segment contains:
- the CCT6A gene encoding T-complex protein 1 subunit zeta — protein MAAVKTLNPKAEVARAQAALAVNISAARGLQDVLRTNLGPKGTMKMLVSGAGDIKLTKDGNVLLHEMQIQHPTASLIAKVATAQDDITGDGTTSNVLIIGELLKQADLYISEGLHPRIITEGFEAAKEKALQFLEQVKVSKEMDRETLIDVARTSLRTKVHAELADVLTEAVVDSILAIKKQDEPIDLFMVEIMEMKHKSETDTSLIRGLVLDHGARHPDMKKRVEDAYILTCNVSLEYEKTEVNSGFFYKSAEEREKLVKAERKFIEDRVKKIIELKKKVCGDSDKGFVVINQKGIDPFSLDALAKEGIVALRRAKRRNMERLTLACGGVALNSFDDLNPDCLGHAGLVYEYTLGEEKFTFIEKCNNPRSVTLLVKGPNKHTLTQIKDAIRDGLRAVKNAIDDGCVVPGAGAVEVAMAEALIKYKPSVKGRAQLGVQAFADALLIIPKVLAQNSGFDLQETLVKVQAEHSESGQLVGVDLNTGEPMVAAEVGIWDNYCVKKQLLHSCTVIATNILLVDEIMRAGMSSLKG, from the exons ATGGCGGCTGTGAAGACCCTGAACCCCAAGGCCGAGGTAGCCAGAGCCCAGGCGGCGCTGGCGGTCAACATCAGCGCGGCCCGGGGACTGCAGGACGTGCTGAGGACCAACTTGGGGCCTAAAGGCACCATGAAGAT GCTTGTTTCTGGTGCTGGAGACATCAAGCTTACTAAAGATGGCAATGTGCTGCTTCATGAAATG CAAATTCAACACCCAACAGCCTCCTTAATAGCCAAAGTAGCAACAGCCCAGGATGACATAACTGGTGATGGTACCACTTCCAATGTCCTAATCATTGGAGAACTACTGAAACAGGCGGATCTCTACATTTCTGAA GGTCTTCATCCCAGAATAATAACAGAAGGATTTGAAGCTGCAAAAGAAAAGGCACTTCAGTTTTTGGAACAAGTCAAAGTAAGCAAAGAAATGGACAGAGAAACACTTATAGATGTGGCCAGAACATCTCTACGTACTAAAGTGCATGCTGAACTTGCTGATGTCTTAACAGAG GCTGTGGTGGATTCGATTTTggccattaaaaaacaagatgagCCTATTGACCTCTTCATGGTTGAGATTATGGAGATGAAACATAAATCTGAAACTGATACAAG CTTAATCAGAGGTCTTGTTTTAGACCATGGGGCTCGGCATCCTGATATGAAGAAAAGAGTAGAAGATGCATACATCCTCACGTGCAATGTGTCATTAGAATATGAAAAAAC agaagtgAATTCTGGCTTTTTTTACAAGagtgcagaagagagagagaagcttgtaaaagctgaaagaaaattcattgaagatagagttaaaaaaataatagaactgaaaaagaaagtcTGTGGTGATTCAGATAAAGGATTCGTGGTTATTAATCAAAAG GGAATTGACCCCTTTTCCTTAGATGCTCTTGCAAAAGAAGGCATAGTAGCTCTGCGGAGggctaaaaggagaaatatggaAAG GCTGACTCTTGCTTGTGGTGGAGTAGCTCTAAATTCTTTTGATGACCTAAATCCTGATTGTTTGGGACATGCAGGACTTGTCTATGAATATACATTG GGAGAAGAGAAATTCACCTTTATTGAGAAATGTAACAACCCTCGCTCTGTCACATTATTGGTCAAAGGACCAAATAAGCACACACTCACTCAAATCAAAGATGCAATAAGAGATGGCTTGAGGGCTGTTAAAAATGCTATTGATGATG gCTGTGTAGTTCCAGGTGCTGGTGCAGTGGAAGTGGCAATGGCAGAAGCCTTGATTAAATATAAGCCCAGTGTAAAGGGCAGGGCCCAGCTTGGAGTGCAAGCATTTGCTGATGCATTGCTCATTATTCCCAAG gtTCTTGCTCAGAATTCTGGTTTTGACCTTCAAGAAACACTAGTTAAAGTTCAAGCAGAACATTCGGAATCAGGTCAACTTGTAGGTGTGGACTTGAACACAG GTGAGCCAATGGTAGCTGCTGAAGTAGGCATATGGGATAACTATTGTGTAAAGAAACAGCTTCTTCACTCCTG CACTGTGATTGCCACCAACATTCTCCTGGTTGATGAGATCATGCGAGCTGGAATGTCTTCTCTAAAAGGTTGA